The window GGCGAAGGGAGGGCGACAGGGACATGTCTCGACTTCCGTTCTCCGTGGGGCGCCGCCCCTGCTGCTTGTCGTGGAGATCCGCAGGCTTTAGGTGTCGCTGTTTGGCATCATCCAGGTGCAGGCGTGGCGGTTTGGGCGGCGCTTGCTCGTGGGCGATGAAGACCGGCATGGAGATGGTGGATTTCAACAAGCCAGAGGACGAGTGCTGGTCGTGGAATCCATTGTATGAGTAATCTGAAGTGGCGGCCTCGTCCTCGTGCCGTTCGTCCACGCTGTGCGAACAGGCATGGCCGTTACGTGCCGGTAACATGCCCATTTTCCCCCTTAGAAAGCCCACGTCCCCGAACATGTCCCGCTCGCCTTGTGGACCCACGTGGGCGCTGTGGTGCACGTCACCCAACGGAGGGCTGATCATATCGCCCGAGAGCACGTCACGCAGTTTGGTCTTCTTGCCTCGTTTCGGTGTGGTTGTCTTAAGATAAATCGGGGTCTTCGCAGGCATCCTCCGGGGCGACCCACCGCCTCCACCGGACACCTCGGACCACTCGGGCGTGCTCGGCAGGAGCCGGACACACCACCACGATGGCGCGCAAACGGTCCAGGAAGACGCTTCCACTCCCAGGACAGCGCAAAGTGCTCTGGGAGACTTCTTCGTCTTCTTGTTGAATCTGTGCAGAGAGAACAAAATTTAGACCATCGGTTAAGCAAAGTTCAGCCCCTCTTTCATCTGGCCCACCTTGaacagtggcaccttgagatatgagtttaattagtTCCGTGACAACGCCCGTAAcgttgccacattttttgcttcaattcaatggacatagatctgctccttctggtgtatgcGCCTTGGCCACGCAGAGGCAGTATGGTAGAGACACACGAAGAAGAGCTTCACAACTTACTCAGTAAGCTgcattagtcatttttcgcaaatgataaagaatatatgcttgtgagctTTATGAtcttgtctgtctgtttgtttcTCCAGTTTGTGCTGAaacatctgttgcttaaaggttaTACCACCACAAAACGATCTATGGAGTTTTGCATGGCATCTTAGCATTGAGCTAAACGGACTTTATTAAGCcaatgttatccatccatccattttctgagccgcttatcctcacaccgtgatcgtccaccgtgccgccgccaatGTTATGTGTTTGATTTAAATACATAACGTGTAATTTGCTCGGTTTTCTGTTTAATTTGAcaggaaacttcaactgggtgtGGCAATAAACAGGTTGAACCCCCTTTTCTGAAGAATGGTTCACTATCtgcaccactgtatttccattatcaagagtcctgtaacaATTGTTGCaatcattttgctgtttttttccccttcaaaaatGGGTtaattaaaaagtatttatttgtattcatttattaaaatattttttagtaaataaaacctttaataaacaattggttaattaattataattaattctaAAGACTACTATAAAATTTGCATTGATTattgtttaaatgttaaaataaaaaaataaaaaatatttatttaattagttaCATCTATTTTATGTCTATATGTCATTATAAATATTAATTGATTTGTTGTAAATCGTAAAATACAAgctattaataaaataaacaatttcatatatattattattttattaggcggcacagtggccgactggttagagcgtctgcctcacagttctgaggaccggggtttaatccccggccctgcctgtgtggagtttgcatgttctccccgtgcctgcgtgggttttctccgggcactccggtttcctcccacatcccaaaaacacccgtggcaggttgattgaagactctaaattgtccgtaggtgtaaatgtgagtgtgaatggttgttttgtttatatgtgccctgcgattggctggtgaccacttcagtgtaccccgcctctcgcccaaagatagctgggataggctccagcacacctgcgaccctagtgaggataagtgctacggaagatgaatgaatgaatgaataatattttattagAGAATTGGCTACTTATAATGACAtaacaaaatttaaaatgaaaggGACTAATTCTGTTGTTGAACTTTCTTTTTTACATACAAATgttgagttgttttttgtttttttttacctcatctacgAATGACTTGTCTCtttataaaaatcaaacaacccCGTTAAGTACAAAGGCTTTCCTACAGAAGTAGACGGAGAAAATGGTGGCATTTTACGATAACCAAGCATGCCAAAAATCTGTTAAGACCTGTGACCATGTGATACCACAAGCTTACAAATAACTAATAAGACACATGgctgtacaatacattttaggGACCCCAATGGGGTGtcaaacatatttttgtcatgggccacattgtagttatggtttctgtCAGAGGTCCGTTATGACTTTGgaaccatatactgtaaatgtaggCCTCgacatattattacatattacacaaaaaattgatggattactaagttttgaaatgagaagCCAATGCTATTTTAagaaggggtttggtaacaagaaaaatgcttgtaatatatCTCAATTTGCAATATCGGTACAAAAGAACATGAGGTAGACTAATGATTTgttttcacgggccacattgaaTGAGGTGGCAGGCTGGTTATGgctcccgggccttgagtttcagAACAGTAAGAtgtatgatgtactgtatatagtatattGGTGGGGAGGTCAGTAAATACTGTCTGTATAAAGTCAATGCCATGGTAAGTGTCATGATCTGGTGATCctgcttgtttttgtgtttgcgaTTTTTCCCGTGGCTGCCATGGACAGGCGAACCGGAGCCTCATCCTCCACATCAGCAGGGCTTTTTATCGTCATCTGCCTCTGGATGCGCTCTGCTCATCTAAATCATCTGTTTGTGTTGCTCTCGGGTTTGTTTACGcgtcaacatttttgttgttgatgttttggtTTTACAATTGATTATGTTCACTGTACAGTGCTCTTTTGGTTGAATAAAAGTCTTGTTTATGTCACCAGTCCTTGGTTGTATGCTTTGGGGCCCTACTTTTAGGAATACGCAACGTTACAGTATGGAGAGTTGTTCGTGGCCAATTCCAATATAATGACCATATAAAGGTAATTACTTGAAATGTTAAAGAAttattaaaattgtttattaattaattaaaaggtTAAATATCGTATTCAATAACTGTACTGAACCTATTaaagaaacatttatttctttatttcatgATCTATTTAATTATTGCATGGTAATTTTCAATTCAATCGTGATATCATTTAACTAACGTTACTTCATGactatttcaaaaataattttctacTTGTTTAATAAAAGATATGTATAAGTATTTATTCAATGACATAGTATTTCATTAATGGATTTTTTCCAATTAAATCGTGTATTTTTTAGCTCGCTATTTTCTGgttgaattaataaaatatgaaattatgaaaaaattatccattattaattttaaataatatttaaacattactgtatattaaacttctttaaaaaaaaaatttaggaacaatgtaaatttcatgatctttgtattcatttattggcattttttcataatttaataGTACTTTTATTTAGTGGCATACATTTTGTGGTGACatcaaacacacaagcacacacaaccccccccacacacaaaaaagtcaaagaaaaagcaaagcataCATCTCGTAAGATTTGCGGGCATAATGATACATtgaagttttgtttgacttttcagACAAATTTTGGTTTGAACTTGTCGCAATTGTTTTTGCGGTTCTGATATATATTTagtatattacagtatattcgaTGTTTTGTTAACTAATTGACATTTTAGTAGATAGATATAAGTAGTAGGATTCCATTAAAATCAGCCCACCAACAGGTTTCACTCTCAGTTAGCTAATGTTGTAATCGTGGTTTGCCAAGTTACAATCAGTCAAAATGAGTTTTCAGTCCGTGTCGTCATGGCGATGGAATGTGAAGCGGCCCTGTGAatgttcacactcacacacagagttttgtctgttttgtgtgTAACAGTCTATATTAACTGCACACAGGGAAAGGCACGCACACAATGTACATTCACttgccacttcattaggtacaccagccaACGATATGCCATGAAAGGACTACATGCTATATAGTctaaaaatgcaataaataaacataTAGTCAAAGTACAATATAGCTTTTTACTTCCTCCATATTTCTTTTtatgtaaataataaatgtcaGGTACTATACAAGTAAATCTTTTACCTTTTACCATCCAGTTTTTATCTTTTACCATCAACAGTGCTTTACTACTTAGTGAAGATATTCACATTACAGCTGCACAAAAAGCTTTATTTAGTTGTAATGTTTTCTTCACACTGtgattacaaacaaacaagtattcTTCcacctgatgatgtcatcattgcGACATCTGGTTCTGCTCTGAGCATCCTTTTGACGCCAAGACCAACAACACGACCCCATCCCAcaggtctttttgtttttgactcaCTTGTCATCCTCTACTTACTAGGATGCATGCGCAAACCTGAAGGAACACATGAGAGCACCAATTACCCGCCTTCTG of the Phyllopteryx taeniolatus isolate TA_2022b chromosome 8, UOR_Ptae_1.2, whole genome shotgun sequence genome contains:
- the zgc:154093 gene encoding cdc42 effector protein 2, with translation MPAKTPIYLKTTTPKRGKKTKLRDVLSGDMISPPLGDVHHSAHVGPQGERDMFGDVGFLRGKMGMLPARNGHACSHSVDERHEDEAATSDYSYNGFHDQHSSSGLLKSTISMPVFIAHEQAPPKPPRLHLDDAKQRHLKPADLHDKQQGRRPTENGSRDMSLSPSLRRLVPSSGSFSEVSSEESVSDACGPPDGRRGLSLDSDTGLSNEDLRSDSPCGLFPRSDSVAGLDLDLDLGPSILEDVLRIMDRYKDIGPPLRAVRKCQVYYTNVEAFGNDMNSAVKW